The proteins below come from a single Phalacrocorax aristotelis chromosome 24, bGulAri2.1, whole genome shotgun sequence genomic window:
- the GFPT1 gene encoding glutamine--fructose-6-phosphate aminotransferase [isomerizing] 1 isoform X3, whose translation MCGIFAYLNYHVPRTRREILETLIKGLQRLEYRGYDSAGVGIDGGNDKDWEANACKIQLIKQKGKVKALDEEVHKQQDMDLDIEFDVHLGIAHTRWATHGEPSPINSHPQRSDKNNEFIVIHNGIITNYKDLRKFLESKGYDFESETDTESIAKLVKYMYDNRDSDDISFTTLVERVIQQLEGAFALVFKSVHYPGQAVGTRRGSPLLIGVRSEHKLSTDHIPILYRTGKDKKGSCNLSRVDSTTCLFPVEEKAVEYYFASDASAVIEHTNRVIFLEDDDVAAVVDGRLSIHRIKRTAGDHPGRAVQTLQMELQQIMKGNFSSFMQKEIFEQPESVVNTMRGRVNFDDYTVNLGGLKDHIKEIQRCRRLILIACGTSYHAGVATRQVLEELTELPVMVELASDFLDRNTPVFRDDVCFFISQSGETADTLMGLRYCKERGALTVGITNTVGSSISRETDCGVHINAGPEIGVASTKAYTSQFVSLVMFALMMCDDRISMQERRKEIMRGLKGLPDLIKEVLSMDDEIQKLATELYHQKSVLIMGRGYHYATCLEGALKIKEITYMHSEGILAGELKHGPLALVDKLMPVIMIIMRDHTYAKCQNALQQVIARQGRPVVICDKEDIETIKNNKRTIKVPHSVDCLQGILSVIPLQLLAFHLAVLRGYDVDRIAASRD comes from the exons GCATCTTTGCTTACCTGAACTACCATGTTCCCCGGACAAGACGGGAGATCCTGGAGACCCTTATCAAAGGGCTCCAGCGGCTGGAGTACAGAGGCTATGATTCTGCAG GTGTGGGAATCGATGGCGGAAATGACAAAGACTGGGAAGCTAATGCTTGCAAAATCCAGCTTATCAAACAGAAGGGGAAAGTGAAGGCTCTGGACGaagaggttcaca AGCAACAGGACATGGACCTCGACATCGAGTTTGATGTACACCTTGGAATCGCCCACACCCGTTGGGCTACCCATGGCGAGCCCAGCCCTATCAACAGCCACCCGCAGCGCTCAGATAAAAACAATG AGTTCATCGTCATCCACAACGGCATCATCACCAACTACAAAGACCTGCGGAAATTCCTG GAGAGCAAGGGCTACGACTTTGAGTCGGAGACAGACACGGAGAGCATCGCCAAACTGGTCAAGTACATGTACGACAACCGGGACAGCGACGACATCAGCTTCACCACGCTGGTGGAGAGGGTCATCCAGCAGCTG GAAGGTGCTTTCGCCCTTGTGTTCAAGAGTGTTCATTATCCCGGCCAAGCAGTTGGTACCAG GCGAGGCAGCCCCCTGCTAATAGGAGTGCGCAGCGAGCACAAGCTCTCCACCGACCACATCCCGATACTCTACCGGACAG GGAAAGACAAGAAGGGAAGTTGCAACCTGTCCCGTGTTGACAGCACCACCTGCCTTTTCCCCGTTGAGGAGAAAGCTGTCGAGTACTACTTTGCTTCTGACGCTAG TGCTGTCATTGAGCATACCAACAGAGTGATTTTCCTTGAAGATGATGATGTAGCAGCTGTGGTCGATGGCCGTCTTTCCATCCACCGGATTAAGCGCACAGCAGGCGATCACCCCGGACGCGCCGTCCAAACCCTGCAGATGGAACTTCAGCAAATTATGAAGG gTAACTTCAGCTCATTTatgcagaaggaaatttttGAACAGCCGGAATCTGTTGTTAATACAATGAGAGGAAGGGTCAACTTTGATGACTACACTG TAAATCTTGGTGGGTTGAAGGATCACATTAAGGAGATTCAGAGGTGTCGTCGTTTAATCCTTATTGCCTGTGGGACAAGTTACCATGCTGGAGTTGCG ACCCGTCAGGTTCTGGAAGAACTGACTGAATTACCTGTTATGGTTGAACTTGCCAGTGACTTCTTGGACAGAAACACCCCTGTCTTCAGAGACgatgtttgctttttcatcagCCAGTCAG GTGAGACAGCAGATACTTTGATGGGTCTTCGGTACTGCAAAGAGAGAGGAGCCTTAACTGTAGGAATAACGAACACAGTTGGCAGCTCTATATCACGAGAGACAGACTGTGGAGTCCATATCAATGCAGGACCAGAGATCGGGGTTGCCAGTACCAAG GCCTATACCAGCCAGTTTGTCTCTTTGGTGATGTTCGCTCTGATGATGTGCGACGACAGAATTTCTATGCAGGAAAGGCGCAAGGAAATCATGCGTGGTCTAAAGGGACTGCCAG ACTTAATTAAAGAAGTGCTGAGTATGGACGATGAGATCCAGAAGCTAGCCACAGAGCTGTACCATCAGAAGTCTGTTCTCATCATGGGACGTGGCTACCATTATGCTACATGTCTTGAGGGAGCTTTG aaaattaaagaaattaccTACATGCACTCCGAAGGGATACTGGCGGGTGAGCTGAAGCACGGCCCTCTCGCGCTGGTGGACAAACTCATGCCTGTTATCATGATCATCATGAGAGACCACACCTATGCCAAGTGCCAGAacgctctccagcaggtcatTGCACGGCAA GGGCGACCTGTCGTGATTTGCGATAAGGAAGACATCGAGACGATTAAGAACAATAAAAGAACAATCAAAGTTCCCCATTCGGTGGACTGTCTGCAGGGGATCCTGAGCGTTATCCCCCTCCAGCTTCTGGCTTTCCATCTTGCAGTTCTCAGAGGATATGAT
- the GFPT1 gene encoding glutamine--fructose-6-phosphate aminotransferase [isomerizing] 1 isoform X1 translates to MCGIFAYLNYHVPRTRREILETLIKGLQRLEYRGYDSAGVGIDGGNDKDWEANACKIQLIKQKGKVKALDEEVHKQQDMDLDIEFDVHLGIAHTRWATHGEPSPINSHPQRSDKNNEFIVIHNGIITNYKDLRKFLESKGYDFESETDTESIAKLVKYMYDNRDSDDISFTTLVERVIQQLEGAFALVFKSVHYPGQAVGTRRGSPLLIGVRSEHKLSTDHIPILYRTAVQSMDHSFDGISIKMEEGKDKKGSCNLSRVDSTTCLFPVEEKAVEYYFASDASAVIEHTNRVIFLEDDDVAAVVDGRLSIHRIKRTAGDHPGRAVQTLQMELQQIMKGNFSSFMQKEIFEQPESVVNTMRGRVNFDDYTVNLGGLKDHIKEIQRCRRLILIACGTSYHAGVATRQVLEELTELPVMVELASDFLDRNTPVFRDDVCFFISQSGETADTLMGLRYCKERGALTVGITNTVGSSISRETDCGVHINAGPEIGVASTKAYTSQFVSLVMFALMMCDDRISMQERRKEIMRGLKGLPDLIKEVLSMDDEIQKLATELYHQKSVLIMGRGYHYATCLEGALKIKEITYMHSEGILAGELKHGPLALVDKLMPVIMIIMRDHTYAKCQNALQQVIARQGRPVVICDKEDIETIKNNKRTIKVPHSVDCLQGILSVIPLQLLAFHLAVLRGYDVDRIAASRD, encoded by the exons GCATCTTTGCTTACCTGAACTACCATGTTCCCCGGACAAGACGGGAGATCCTGGAGACCCTTATCAAAGGGCTCCAGCGGCTGGAGTACAGAGGCTATGATTCTGCAG GTGTGGGAATCGATGGCGGAAATGACAAAGACTGGGAAGCTAATGCTTGCAAAATCCAGCTTATCAAACAGAAGGGGAAAGTGAAGGCTCTGGACGaagaggttcaca AGCAACAGGACATGGACCTCGACATCGAGTTTGATGTACACCTTGGAATCGCCCACACCCGTTGGGCTACCCATGGCGAGCCCAGCCCTATCAACAGCCACCCGCAGCGCTCAGATAAAAACAATG AGTTCATCGTCATCCACAACGGCATCATCACCAACTACAAAGACCTGCGGAAATTCCTG GAGAGCAAGGGCTACGACTTTGAGTCGGAGACAGACACGGAGAGCATCGCCAAACTGGTCAAGTACATGTACGACAACCGGGACAGCGACGACATCAGCTTCACCACGCTGGTGGAGAGGGTCATCCAGCAGCTG GAAGGTGCTTTCGCCCTTGTGTTCAAGAGTGTTCATTATCCCGGCCAAGCAGTTGGTACCAG GCGAGGCAGCCCCCTGCTAATAGGAGTGCGCAGCGAGCACAAGCTCTCCACCGACCACATCCCGATACTCTACCGGACAG CTGTACAATCTATGGATCATTCTTTTGATGGAATATCCATAAAAATGGAGGAAG GGAAAGACAAGAAGGGAAGTTGCAACCTGTCCCGTGTTGACAGCACCACCTGCCTTTTCCCCGTTGAGGAGAAAGCTGTCGAGTACTACTTTGCTTCTGACGCTAG TGCTGTCATTGAGCATACCAACAGAGTGATTTTCCTTGAAGATGATGATGTAGCAGCTGTGGTCGATGGCCGTCTTTCCATCCACCGGATTAAGCGCACAGCAGGCGATCACCCCGGACGCGCCGTCCAAACCCTGCAGATGGAACTTCAGCAAATTATGAAGG gTAACTTCAGCTCATTTatgcagaaggaaatttttGAACAGCCGGAATCTGTTGTTAATACAATGAGAGGAAGGGTCAACTTTGATGACTACACTG TAAATCTTGGTGGGTTGAAGGATCACATTAAGGAGATTCAGAGGTGTCGTCGTTTAATCCTTATTGCCTGTGGGACAAGTTACCATGCTGGAGTTGCG ACCCGTCAGGTTCTGGAAGAACTGACTGAATTACCTGTTATGGTTGAACTTGCCAGTGACTTCTTGGACAGAAACACCCCTGTCTTCAGAGACgatgtttgctttttcatcagCCAGTCAG GTGAGACAGCAGATACTTTGATGGGTCTTCGGTACTGCAAAGAGAGAGGAGCCTTAACTGTAGGAATAACGAACACAGTTGGCAGCTCTATATCACGAGAGACAGACTGTGGAGTCCATATCAATGCAGGACCAGAGATCGGGGTTGCCAGTACCAAG GCCTATACCAGCCAGTTTGTCTCTTTGGTGATGTTCGCTCTGATGATGTGCGACGACAGAATTTCTATGCAGGAAAGGCGCAAGGAAATCATGCGTGGTCTAAAGGGACTGCCAG ACTTAATTAAAGAAGTGCTGAGTATGGACGATGAGATCCAGAAGCTAGCCACAGAGCTGTACCATCAGAAGTCTGTTCTCATCATGGGACGTGGCTACCATTATGCTACATGTCTTGAGGGAGCTTTG aaaattaaagaaattaccTACATGCACTCCGAAGGGATACTGGCGGGTGAGCTGAAGCACGGCCCTCTCGCGCTGGTGGACAAACTCATGCCTGTTATCATGATCATCATGAGAGACCACACCTATGCCAAGTGCCAGAacgctctccagcaggtcatTGCACGGCAA GGGCGACCTGTCGTGATTTGCGATAAGGAAGACATCGAGACGATTAAGAACAATAAAAGAACAATCAAAGTTCCCCATTCGGTGGACTGTCTGCAGGGGATCCTGAGCGTTATCCCCCTCCAGCTTCTGGCTTTCCATCTTGCAGTTCTCAGAGGATATGAT
- the GFPT1 gene encoding glutamine--fructose-6-phosphate aminotransferase [isomerizing] 1 isoform X2, producing MCGIFAYLNYHVPRTRREILETLIKGLQRLEYRGYDSAGVGIDGGNDKDWEANACKIQLIKQKGKVKALDEEVHKQQDMDLDIEFDVHLGIAHTRWATHGEPSPINSHPQRSDKNNEFIVIHNGIITNYKDLRKFLESKGYDFESETDTESIAKLVKYMYDNRDSDDISFTTLVERVIQQLEGAFALVFKSVHYPGQAVGTRRGSPLLIGVRSEHKLSTDHIPILYRTGKDKKGSCNLSRVDSTTCLFPVEEKAVEYYFASDASAVIEHTNRVIFLEDDDVAAVVDGRLSIHRIKRTAGDHPGRAVQTLQMELQQIMKGNFSSFMQKEIFEQPESVVNTMRGRVNFDDYTVNLGGLKDHIKEIQRCRRLILIACGTSYHAGVATRQVLEELTELPVMVELASDFLDRNTPVFRDDVCFFISQSGETADTLMGLRYCKERGALTVGITNTVGSSISRETDCGVHINAGPEIGVASTKAYTSQFVSLVMFALMMCDDRISMQERRKEIMRGLKGLPDLIKEVLSMDDEIQKLATELYHQKSVLIMGRGYHYATCLEGALKIKEITYMHSEGILAGELKHGPLALVDKLMPVIMIIMRDHTYAKCQNALQQVIARQGRPVVICDKEDIETIKNNKRTIKVPHSVDCLQGILSVIPLQLLAFHLAVLRGYDVDFPRNLAKSVTVE from the exons GCATCTTTGCTTACCTGAACTACCATGTTCCCCGGACAAGACGGGAGATCCTGGAGACCCTTATCAAAGGGCTCCAGCGGCTGGAGTACAGAGGCTATGATTCTGCAG GTGTGGGAATCGATGGCGGAAATGACAAAGACTGGGAAGCTAATGCTTGCAAAATCCAGCTTATCAAACAGAAGGGGAAAGTGAAGGCTCTGGACGaagaggttcaca AGCAACAGGACATGGACCTCGACATCGAGTTTGATGTACACCTTGGAATCGCCCACACCCGTTGGGCTACCCATGGCGAGCCCAGCCCTATCAACAGCCACCCGCAGCGCTCAGATAAAAACAATG AGTTCATCGTCATCCACAACGGCATCATCACCAACTACAAAGACCTGCGGAAATTCCTG GAGAGCAAGGGCTACGACTTTGAGTCGGAGACAGACACGGAGAGCATCGCCAAACTGGTCAAGTACATGTACGACAACCGGGACAGCGACGACATCAGCTTCACCACGCTGGTGGAGAGGGTCATCCAGCAGCTG GAAGGTGCTTTCGCCCTTGTGTTCAAGAGTGTTCATTATCCCGGCCAAGCAGTTGGTACCAG GCGAGGCAGCCCCCTGCTAATAGGAGTGCGCAGCGAGCACAAGCTCTCCACCGACCACATCCCGATACTCTACCGGACAG GGAAAGACAAGAAGGGAAGTTGCAACCTGTCCCGTGTTGACAGCACCACCTGCCTTTTCCCCGTTGAGGAGAAAGCTGTCGAGTACTACTTTGCTTCTGACGCTAG TGCTGTCATTGAGCATACCAACAGAGTGATTTTCCTTGAAGATGATGATGTAGCAGCTGTGGTCGATGGCCGTCTTTCCATCCACCGGATTAAGCGCACAGCAGGCGATCACCCCGGACGCGCCGTCCAAACCCTGCAGATGGAACTTCAGCAAATTATGAAGG gTAACTTCAGCTCATTTatgcagaaggaaatttttGAACAGCCGGAATCTGTTGTTAATACAATGAGAGGAAGGGTCAACTTTGATGACTACACTG TAAATCTTGGTGGGTTGAAGGATCACATTAAGGAGATTCAGAGGTGTCGTCGTTTAATCCTTATTGCCTGTGGGACAAGTTACCATGCTGGAGTTGCG ACCCGTCAGGTTCTGGAAGAACTGACTGAATTACCTGTTATGGTTGAACTTGCCAGTGACTTCTTGGACAGAAACACCCCTGTCTTCAGAGACgatgtttgctttttcatcagCCAGTCAG GTGAGACAGCAGATACTTTGATGGGTCTTCGGTACTGCAAAGAGAGAGGAGCCTTAACTGTAGGAATAACGAACACAGTTGGCAGCTCTATATCACGAGAGACAGACTGTGGAGTCCATATCAATGCAGGACCAGAGATCGGGGTTGCCAGTACCAAG GCCTATACCAGCCAGTTTGTCTCTTTGGTGATGTTCGCTCTGATGATGTGCGACGACAGAATTTCTATGCAGGAAAGGCGCAAGGAAATCATGCGTGGTCTAAAGGGACTGCCAG ACTTAATTAAAGAAGTGCTGAGTATGGACGATGAGATCCAGAAGCTAGCCACAGAGCTGTACCATCAGAAGTCTGTTCTCATCATGGGACGTGGCTACCATTATGCTACATGTCTTGAGGGAGCTTTG aaaattaaagaaattaccTACATGCACTCCGAAGGGATACTGGCGGGTGAGCTGAAGCACGGCCCTCTCGCGCTGGTGGACAAACTCATGCCTGTTATCATGATCATCATGAGAGACCACACCTATGCCAAGTGCCAGAacgctctccagcaggtcatTGCACGGCAA GGGCGACCTGTCGTGATTTGCGATAAGGAAGACATCGAGACGATTAAGAACAATAAAAGAACAATCAAAGTTCCCCATTCGGTGGACTGTCTGCAGGGGATCCTGAGCGTTATCCCCCTCCAGCTTCTGGCTTTCCATCTTGCAGTTCTCAGAGGATATGAT gtTGATTTTCCAAGAAATCTGGCCAAGTCCGTAACTGTAGAGTGA
- the GFPT1 gene encoding glutamine--fructose-6-phosphate aminotransferase [isomerizing] 1 isoform X4 → MCGIFAYLNYHVPRTRREILETLIKGLQRLEYRGYDSAGVGIDGGNDKDWEANACKIQLIKQKGKVKALDEEVHKQQDMDLDIEFDVHLGIAHTRWATHGEPSPINSHPQRSDKNNEFIVIHNGIITNYKDLRKFLESKGYDFESETDTESIAKLVKYMYDNRDSDDISFTTLVERVIQQLEGAFALVFKSVHYPGQAVGTRRGSPLLIGVRSEHKLSTDHIPILYRTAVQSMDHSFDGISIKMEEGKDKKGSCNLSRVDSTTCLFPVEEKAVEYYFASDASAVIEHTNRVIFLEDDDVAAVVDGRLSIHRIKRTAGDHPGRAVQTLQMELQQIMKGNFSSFMQKEIFEQPESVVNTMRGRVNFDDYTVNLGGLKDHIKEIQRCRRLILIACGTSYHAGVATRQVLEELTELPVMVELASDFLDRNTPVFRDDVCFFISQSGETADTLMGLRYCKERGALTVGITNTVGSSISRETDCGVHINAGPEIGVASTKAYTSQFVSLVMFALMMCDDRISMQERRKEIMRGLKGLPDLIKEVLSMDDEIQKLATELYHQKSVLIMGRGYHYATCLEGALKIKEITYMHSEGILAGELKHGPLALVDKLMPVIMIIMRDHTYAKCQNALQQVIARQGRPVVICDKEDIETIKNNKRTIKVPHSVDCLQGILSVIPLQLLAFHLAVLRGYDVDFPRNLAKSVTVE, encoded by the exons GCATCTTTGCTTACCTGAACTACCATGTTCCCCGGACAAGACGGGAGATCCTGGAGACCCTTATCAAAGGGCTCCAGCGGCTGGAGTACAGAGGCTATGATTCTGCAG GTGTGGGAATCGATGGCGGAAATGACAAAGACTGGGAAGCTAATGCTTGCAAAATCCAGCTTATCAAACAGAAGGGGAAAGTGAAGGCTCTGGACGaagaggttcaca AGCAACAGGACATGGACCTCGACATCGAGTTTGATGTACACCTTGGAATCGCCCACACCCGTTGGGCTACCCATGGCGAGCCCAGCCCTATCAACAGCCACCCGCAGCGCTCAGATAAAAACAATG AGTTCATCGTCATCCACAACGGCATCATCACCAACTACAAAGACCTGCGGAAATTCCTG GAGAGCAAGGGCTACGACTTTGAGTCGGAGACAGACACGGAGAGCATCGCCAAACTGGTCAAGTACATGTACGACAACCGGGACAGCGACGACATCAGCTTCACCACGCTGGTGGAGAGGGTCATCCAGCAGCTG GAAGGTGCTTTCGCCCTTGTGTTCAAGAGTGTTCATTATCCCGGCCAAGCAGTTGGTACCAG GCGAGGCAGCCCCCTGCTAATAGGAGTGCGCAGCGAGCACAAGCTCTCCACCGACCACATCCCGATACTCTACCGGACAG CTGTACAATCTATGGATCATTCTTTTGATGGAATATCCATAAAAATGGAGGAAG GGAAAGACAAGAAGGGAAGTTGCAACCTGTCCCGTGTTGACAGCACCACCTGCCTTTTCCCCGTTGAGGAGAAAGCTGTCGAGTACTACTTTGCTTCTGACGCTAG TGCTGTCATTGAGCATACCAACAGAGTGATTTTCCTTGAAGATGATGATGTAGCAGCTGTGGTCGATGGCCGTCTTTCCATCCACCGGATTAAGCGCACAGCAGGCGATCACCCCGGACGCGCCGTCCAAACCCTGCAGATGGAACTTCAGCAAATTATGAAGG gTAACTTCAGCTCATTTatgcagaaggaaatttttGAACAGCCGGAATCTGTTGTTAATACAATGAGAGGAAGGGTCAACTTTGATGACTACACTG TAAATCTTGGTGGGTTGAAGGATCACATTAAGGAGATTCAGAGGTGTCGTCGTTTAATCCTTATTGCCTGTGGGACAAGTTACCATGCTGGAGTTGCG ACCCGTCAGGTTCTGGAAGAACTGACTGAATTACCTGTTATGGTTGAACTTGCCAGTGACTTCTTGGACAGAAACACCCCTGTCTTCAGAGACgatgtttgctttttcatcagCCAGTCAG GTGAGACAGCAGATACTTTGATGGGTCTTCGGTACTGCAAAGAGAGAGGAGCCTTAACTGTAGGAATAACGAACACAGTTGGCAGCTCTATATCACGAGAGACAGACTGTGGAGTCCATATCAATGCAGGACCAGAGATCGGGGTTGCCAGTACCAAG GCCTATACCAGCCAGTTTGTCTCTTTGGTGATGTTCGCTCTGATGATGTGCGACGACAGAATTTCTATGCAGGAAAGGCGCAAGGAAATCATGCGTGGTCTAAAGGGACTGCCAG ACTTAATTAAAGAAGTGCTGAGTATGGACGATGAGATCCAGAAGCTAGCCACAGAGCTGTACCATCAGAAGTCTGTTCTCATCATGGGACGTGGCTACCATTATGCTACATGTCTTGAGGGAGCTTTG aaaattaaagaaattaccTACATGCACTCCGAAGGGATACTGGCGGGTGAGCTGAAGCACGGCCCTCTCGCGCTGGTGGACAAACTCATGCCTGTTATCATGATCATCATGAGAGACCACACCTATGCCAAGTGCCAGAacgctctccagcaggtcatTGCACGGCAA GGGCGACCTGTCGTGATTTGCGATAAGGAAGACATCGAGACGATTAAGAACAATAAAAGAACAATCAAAGTTCCCCATTCGGTGGACTGTCTGCAGGGGATCCTGAGCGTTATCCCCCTCCAGCTTCTGGCTTTCCATCTTGCAGTTCTCAGAGGATATGAT gtTGATTTTCCAAGAAATCTGGCCAAGTCCGTAACTGTAGAGTGA